atACCGTCCACTGCGCCGGAACGGTCCTAGAATCGGCGAGCCGGCGgaacagcgccgccgcctgcgcgcccAGCCATGTTCAGCGGCACCTTTGAGGGTCGCGTAGCGGGCGCGACCGGTAGCGCAGGTgtcgcggcaccggcacgctgccgcttACGTGGGTGgtagtcgtcgtcgtcgctgaaGTCCCTCTGACGGTCTTTGGCGGCTGCTCGACGCTCCAGCTCGTCccagctggcggcgctggactcgtcgctctcgtcgctgcctgACGACGGGTCactctcctcgtcctcgagCCAGGAGCTGTCGTCGGAATCGGAGGTCTCATCGTCATCCTCGTAGTACGTCGAGTCCGAGTCGGaatcgtcgtcctcctcctcttcctcctcgtcgttcGTCACGTTGTTGAGAACCGACCAGCCGTCCCCGCGTAGCCACGGGTCCCAGTCGGGGTCTTCGCGGATCTCCTTCATCGTGGCTCGCCAGTTGGGGTTCACAGTAGTCTCCATGTAGTAGAGCCGTGCACTCAGGCACCAATCCTTAATGTTTTCCAGCGAGTCGCGCGGGATCGAGTTGATGGTGATGACCGGCTTGTTGTAGTCCTTCAGGATGAGCGACATGTCGAACGTAGCGCTGCCTGGGATAATGCGCTCAAAGGAGACCACCTCGACCTCGTCGACGCTCTGTGTGAAGGCTGGGGTGTCGGTGATAGCCCAGAGGACCTCGCGATTGCCTTTGAACATGGTCATGGAGCGAGCGTGAACGCCATCGAAGGAGAACTGGTTTGTAGGCAGCTGCGTCTTGATCTTGCTTCGCTCTTCCACGGCGTGGGCAAAGGTGATGAACTGCTTGTTTGTCTGCCGGATGCGCATCTCATCGCGCTCCTCTGCCTGGACCTCCTCTTCGAACGATCTCCGAGCAGCACTCGCGAGCTCGCTGCTCTCCATCACCTCTGCCACGAACTGAACCTCCAGCACGTTTTTGCGGTTGATCTCGATCGGCTTTTTCAGCGTAACGTGGTAAATAACGTAGATGCTCTTCACTGCAGGTTGAAAAATGACGTGCTTGATGTTTTCGAACAGCATGTCAATTGGGGTACCCCCGAGAAATGAGAAACGCAGCCCGTTCGCATGCAGCTCGAGATTGCCCACGCAGCCCTTGTTTTGACGGTTCGCGTTCGTGATCGGCGGGCGAATCTTCACTGTCGGGAGACGCAGCGGATTGGGCGTCACTGTCAGCCTCCCGTTGGAGGCAGAGGTGAGGGCACGCTTTCGGGCAGCGTCCTCGTTCTTGATGCGTTGCTGAATGCCTTGAATAGCGATTGCAGAGTCCGTGAACACATCCCTCGAGCTCGAGTACCCCAGCTCCTTCACGAACACCTTGGTGGGGTTCAGTTTGTAGCCCACGTTGGCCTCCTGCATGGCATGGAATGTGACTGTCATAGTGTACTTGCCGCCCTCAGTCTTGACATCCACCCTGTTCACTGTCGACGCGTGAAAGGGCACGGCGCGGCCGCATACCGGGAGCCACACAACCTTCTTGTCCGTCTGCACAAAGATTCCGCCCTTGctctccggcggcggcacccggTCCTCCGGCTTGTAAGGAGTCAGCTCGCCAAGCGACAGGCGGCCAATGTCGCATGCGCGGTACTCCTCCGTCGAGATCTGCGTCCCTTTTTTGCCACCTGCCGCCACGAATTCTGCGTGCAGCTCGCTgaggagctgccgcagctcctgctcacgctgcgcctcgcgcgAGATCATCACGGTGTCGGACTGACCCTGACGAGTGATCTTGCTTAAGTCACGCCGCACCTGCTGTGCGGCctccgtcgcggcggccgtTTCATCGAGGTCTTCGTAGAGAACCTCTGCCAGTTTGCGCGCCACCTTTGTCTTGAGCTCCGCCACACCGCCGCGTATGATTACCGTGTCGGTGAGCTCCATGTCAAACGTGTCCTTACCGCCTGCGCTGGGGACAGATTCGAGCACGACGCGTATCACGAAGCTCATCCCGTCGGCGACGATCGCGGTACCCTTCTCCGAAATGGTTCCGCGTGCCTCGAGGACGAGAAGGCCCGTAGAGAAACCAAAGTTTTTCACTAGGAGCACGGCCAGGTCAGAGTTCTGGTTCGTCGCGTACTGCATGGCGCCAGCGTACACGTCGCTCAGCCGTGCGCCAGGGACAAGGAGCTCCATGAGCTTCGCGCTCACATCGTAGGCGAACTGATACGCTTCTTTCGCGTtcgacggtgctgccgacACCACCAGTAGCGTGCGGCCAAAGAAGGCGGTGTAGCCTGTGTTCTTGACGCCAAATCGGACCACAACCACATCCCCGTGAATCGGAACATTGCACGCCGCCTTGAGGGTGTCCTCGTCCACGTTAAGCTGTGAGTTGTACGTGCCCTTGTGGAAGAGACACGGCGGCAGTCCGGTGACGAGAGAAAAATCGTCCACCGCGAGCGACTCGAGTGCCTGAATTGTGTTGGGTCGCTCCAGCTTGGCGTACAGCATCTGGCGCACATCGTAGAGAGTTTTGGGGTCTCTCTTCGACATCTCGTTCGCAATGCAGTCGCGGGCATAACGGCGAAAgacggcgcagcacagcccCGCGGCCTTCTCGACGCAACCGAGAGCGGCATCATCCTTCACAAAAAGCAGCTCACCCAGCACAGGGGCAGCCGATAGAAGCGACTCGCTGGGCACGGCTCCGCGCACGAGCTCAGTGAAGGCTGACGCAAATGGGCCCTCCTGAATCGCAAACTCGTTAACCGGGGCACCAACCGTCTTTCCGGCGAGCAGGGCAGTGGCTCGCGCCTGTGCCGCCTCGACCCCCTCGACCACCTCGATGGTATGACCCTCGAGCTTtgtcagcggcgccgcaacgCGCACGCCTGCACCGTGAAGAATGAGCGTCACATCCTCCGTGATGAGCACGGCGGTGTTGCATACCGGCTCTTTCGCCTCCAGGAGGTACTGAAGGATCGCCTGCCCACGCTGGTTATCGGGAGTGTTGACGCTACGCTCGCCAAAGACACAAGCCCACGCCGAGCactgcttcgccgctgcgtctccacgggcagcagcagcccgccACTGCGCCAAAACAGCGCTAAGCCGGGACGCAGAAATAGTATGGTTCGCAGAAGGCTGCATTGCACACCGGCTTGGTCAAACCCCCAGAATACCAAGAAGCAGAGCCCCTTGTTTTTATGTTTTGTACTATTACCTTTGTgccgctctttctctctatGTATCCGCGGGCACGCGTGCGAACGGCCCTCTGTTGCTTGAGCGTAtatgcgcgtgtctgtgccaGGGTGTGCCTGAGCAAGAGCGTGGAGAGATGGAATGCCTCGAACGAATGCGCCCCTCTCTGTAGCTCATACCTCTGCCGTCCGTCGTAGCAATGGCGGGTCACTCAAAGCCCAATCCGAAAGTGATCGTTGTTTGGAGGTGACTGTGTGCGTTTGCCGCTTTGTGGAGGAAAatctgcggcgccgtgagAGGGGATCCACGTGGAAGAcaaagggagagaagaagggcgTGTGAGAGTGATAAGCCAACGCACTGCTCTGGCATGTGACCGCGCGTGTATGCCacaacacagacacgcagaaGTGAAAGGCATCGTCGggggcaagaggaggaggacgaggaggaggaggaaggggccAACATGCGACTGCAGCCTGTGCTGCAAACCTGCAGGCGCATACGCAGGGCAGAAGGACACAGAGCGGACAGTGTATAGGACGAAGGacccacaaacacacaagaaCGAATGGCGGTACGACTCAAGAGCttcaagaaaaaaaaaaaggcagcTGGTAAGAAGCCAGAGAAGGATTTATTTTAGGTGGGTGTGAGTAAAAATCAGTAAACGGCGCTGTTGTTGTAACGGCTCTCACATCTTCGTGGTGCGAGCTGGTTGATGGCGTTGGCgccgcgtgtgtgggtgtgtgtgcttgctgaAAGATAACACTTGGCGCAGGTGAGCTCCGATATTTACTACTCGATCCACTCTCTTGGCGAGCTATGAGTACCATCTTCTGTGCAACTGGAGTTGGTCTATCACCGGTGCGGTCATTGGCGCCGCGACCGACTTCGTCACTCACTACAGTCCCACTCTgtctcgtcctcctcctttgtttTTCGCTGACGGGATGGCAGCAAGCAAGCCCTTGGAAAACGCAAGCATCACGCTGTGGCCGACAAGCCCCCTCAGCGGCTCAGAGGGACTGCATGTCGAAAACACCGGCAAACACACCAGCAAGCAGGCATGTGCGTGGGCAGAGATGCGACTAGCCACACAGACAAAGTGAACAACAGTGCCCGCTCGTACACCGTCGTCTCCAGCGCATCCGTGCGCGCAAGGCGCCTTCTTTGCCTCATGATGTGGTTGACCAAAGCCACACGAACTCGCTGGTACTCGCAAACGCCGTATCAGCAGGGCCGTAATGATCACCCGTCTCACGTCTTGACGCGCTTATATTTCAGTATCTTGGCGCGCCGAGCCTCCTGTTGCTTTTCGTGAGCGCGCGTTCGGACGCCCATGAGCTTGTACTTGCGTGCCTTCTGCAGGTTCTTGCGGTACTTCTTTCTGGCTTCCGTGTACTTTTTCAAGTCGTACACCTTCTTTTTGGGCGCTGCGGTCGCCGGCTTGACACTCTTGGCGTCCTCGACGTCCGCCTGGGTCACAAGCTGAGCTGCAGCGAACTCGTCGCGGAAGTACATGTACAGTGGAGGAGAGGTGAGCTGGCATTCGTCGGTGGCTAGTTTGCCGaggttctcctcctcgctaGGGACAAAGGTGGGGAAAGGTGGGGTGCCGCGGTGCTCATTCCACAGCGTGTATCCTTTCGTATTGATGGTGTCCCTAAACTTCACGTAAGTCCCGACATCGGCGTCGATGAGGGTGGGCAAGTAGATGAGCGAGTTCTTGTAGTCGATGCGCCACACCGGAACGCCATCGTAGGTTTCCGCAGAGGCGCCCGTCTGCCCTGCCATGCGATGACCCGGGTAGATGCGCTTCTGTCCCTCTGCACCCATGCAGCCGGGGCGTCGCTGCCACTTGGAGTCTCCGAGCCAGACATAGCCACCGTCGAAGCCGTGGCGAAACATGACGCCTTGATAGCCGTAGTCGGTGTTCTGAAAGGTGATGGTCACCTCCTGACCAGGCTTGAAGTGGCGCACGTCAAGCTTTGTCCCGACCGGCGCGTACGCATCCGGCGTGACAGGAAAGCCGGCAGACACATGCTTCACAGGTACGCCCGCCGCCTTGTAAAACGCCGCGACGTGCGGCTTATGAAACTCCACCGGCACGTTCATCGCCCCAACATAAACTTTATCTGTTCCCACATCGCCGTTACGGGTAGAGTGCTTGACAATCTGGTTGTCGGGGAACCAGAACGCGGTGCAGTCAAACTGGTTGCCCAGTTCATCGTAGTCTTTGCAGGTGAAGGCCTTGACACCTATCATCCCGAAGCGGACGCTGTAAAACATGTTGAACTCTCCAAACGGTGGCGGGTTGTCCCAGGCATAAGTGTCTTGGTAGAGCTCGGGGAATTTCGCACGTAAGCGAACAAACGCGTCGTACTTGTCCTCGCGGATCGCGTCGTACGTtgtctgcagctgctccacctgcCATTCGCGAGGGTTGTCGGGGATTTTCGGGTACAAGCTCATCTTGTCGCCATGGTCGAACAAGTAGGGGTAGTAGCAGTGGTACATGTCGCGGTCTTTTTCCTCCATGAGCGAAGGATAGCAACGATACCAGTCTGTCCGAACACGCCGATCGCCTGggcccccgccgctgcgccatcgccgtgccACGCAAAAGGCAGTGGCGAGCGCACGCCCACGGAAGCCGTGCATTTTGCTTCaatacgcacacgcgcgagcCTATCGGcacggagagagatgcaATGGCACCGAACAGTGAACCGGAGACAACAAAAGTAGACCCGCGGTGACCGAAGGCGCCGTGCCGCAAGTACAGCTCAattgtcctcctccacaacGCGACAACAAGTGTACGTCAGCCTGTGTTGATGAGCGATTGAGGTCACAAATGCTGTCAACGCACGTATGCGCAATGGCAAAGTTGATTCGAAGAACGTCTCAGCCTgtagggggggggcgggggcccAGTTACAGAGTACGCGCAGAATGTCTcacgcgatgccgccgcctaGCGGCAAGCAAGTAGCGAGTGAAGAAGTAAAAGACGTCAAGcagcgaaggagaagcgaaaaaaaaggagaaacgTGAAGAGAGGCGCAGACAACAGGGCATGCGAGACATGCGGCCGCTCCAAGTGCGGTGGAAAAATGATGATGCAAAAAGCGAAACCGCAGCACACCATACACAACACATCCCGTAGGGTGTTGCAGCGCGGCGATGAGTTCGCGTTGACGACTCAGTTGAGCAAGTTGGACTGTTAGGGAATGCGGCTGcactgcacacacacacacacgccggccTAGTAAGAAAAGAACGAGTGAAGAAAACGCACCGAAGAGCGGGTGCGCCTCAACTGAAGCCCATCGCTCTCTCCACGCCGCCTGCCATGATCTGCTCTGTATCACGTGGAATAGACTCCATTCAATGCGCTTGTGTGGACAAGTGTGTGAATGCTCAACGTCTGCGCTGCTACAGGCAGTAGGGCACATAGCGGCATGCAAGACGTGGAAGTTGCCAAAAGAATGTGCTACTCAACCGTGTTTCAGCACTGGTGTGCTTTTTATGAAGATACCAAAGAGCACACCGTAGCCCACCTGCAAGCACCACCAAGACACTGCACAGCCCTATAAAGACACACATATCCGCCGgtaaagagggagaaagagagagcagcacacacgagCATACAGCCAGCGTTGTGgaagagcggcggcgttACTCTATCGACTTCCGCAACGGGTCGTACCTCTGTGTCAACTCCATCATGCGATGCTCAATTTTTTCCCGAAAAGCGTGCTGCGGCTCCATGAGTGTGAACAGATAGCGAAGTGTTGCGTGGTCTCGGTAGAAACGCGTATTCAGTACCGCCGACTCCGGAATGTCTGcacgaagctgctgcacctcgaaCGGTGCGTGCTTGAACCAGCGATGAGGAAACGACCGCCAGGTGGCGCGTTCCAGGTGCCGGCGGTACCGATGAACGCCGTCTGTTCGCAAGTCGCGGTGACCCTTGCCGGCGCTCTTGACAAGGCGATCCAGCACAGGCTGGGTGAGTAGCAACAACAGCTTGTCACACCATTGCAGGTAAAGCCGGTGGGCCTCCTGGAAGTCCTTGCGAGTGCGGTAAttgttgcggcggcgcagactGCGGTCGCCGTGGCCGTGCAGAAGGCGACGGTACTGCTCAGGCTTAGGCTCACGAAAGGCTCGCTGGACGCGACGCTCAAAAAGTGACTTGTTGGCCTCCGGGTCCGTGCAGCGAAGATGAGCAATCAAGGCATAGCACAGGTCATGCAGTTCCTGCGACGCAGCCTCCAGCTCGTCAAAGTCGTCCTCATCCAGGGTAGCTTGTTCCTCCTCTGTTTCGCGCACCTCTGTTGACAGAGTAAAGGCATCGTCTCTGCGGCGGTAGTCGTCGGAGCCTTGTGGCACCTCCATGtcgggcggcagcgatgctgaagaggcgcagcggaaAGGATAGCAACGCCGCAGCAGTacagcacctgcacctcgACGGAGCGCCTGTCCCGCCGTGCGAGCCGCCACCTGTGTCCGATATCGCTGCATAACAGCTAACATGAGTTTTTTCTCCTGTCAAACCAGAtgctgtctttctctctaaACAGCTTTTTTCAGTGCAGCTGTGATGGACAGAATAGCCCCCTCAGGACAGAGAGTGGGATGCATACAGGAATGCGTGGAGGAGCGAGACGAAAAAGATGTCATGAAGACGACAATGCGCACGATGGTGCCCTGAAGAAGTGCACCATACCGAAGGCCTGTTAGGCGCACCAAGCCTCACACGTACCTGCAGAACAGCTTGAGAGCATGCACCGCAAACGGTATCCGTGACCGAGAAGGAGAGGTGAAGGTTGAAGGCAGCTAAGTAGCCTCTGTCGCCCAACAGAGAGAAAatgtatttttttttcgccaACGTGTCCGTACACTGCCACAGAGCATCAGGCCAAACGCCGCGCGGCCCATCGGCCTGTCACAGGACCCATCGCGCGGCTGCAAAGCAGCCGTGCACACGCCCCACAGCGATGCGCCGACCTGGTCatcggagagcacggcccctgctCCATAAAGATAaactccacccacccccactatgccggtcgccacctggtgcatctccctcacggtggcactcaggcgtcacacaccagcacgcagTGCGAGGGNNNNNNNNNNNNNNNNNNNNNNNNNNNNNNNNNNNNNNNNNNNNNNNNNNNNNNNNNNNNNNNNNNNNNNNNNNNNNNNNNNNNNNNNNNNNNNNNNNNTGGCACTCAGGCGtcacacaccagcacgcagTGCGAGGGGCCGGCTGCCATATACGTTCCAGTCACGTCGGCACCTCGCCTATCGTGTGGATGGCGTGAGCCTGTGTTCCCTGTCGCGGGgcgcaccgacgcagcgccatccagggcatggccgccgacatcagcagcggtgcatctGACTTCCCCACGTCGTGGGCACTCGGCCCTGTGACCACCAGAACTGGTCCGGCATATGGCAAGGATagcggctgcttggctttctCCCACAGTGAGTGGGGCGCTACTAGACCCTGGACACCGGGCTGAGGCGACGCCCCTGTCATCAGAGTTGACAATGAGAACAAAGGGAAAAGAATAGGGAAGATGTGTGAgatgggagagagagcgtggGGATAGCGCAGCAGGCAAACGTTCGGAACGCCAGAAAGGCTTGTAAGGGAAACAAATGGGGGCATGCACCTtcgcgtgccgctgcgccggggAGGAGGTACGGCTGGCGGCGAGAGTAACAAACAGTTCCGTGGCGTACGATGGCCCCAACGCAGGAAGTAAAAGGTGTTGTCGCTTTGCTGTGCCGCTCGAAgcgtgggcagcagcgcatggtCCAGTGGGCAGCGGGCGGGCACGATGATTTACTTTGGGCCCTCGTTACCTTTACGGGAGGGCAAGAGCGTCTGTAGAGAGTGCGCACGCATCCACAGATCAAGAGCGGCGCAGAATTGTGTGAAGGTTCATACGCAAATCATCCAAAAGAAAAGCAGCGTCAGGTTCGTTCGACACCGTGTGCACCACGCAGATCAGCGCGCTGTCTCGACCACGTAGCCGGGTCGCGAGACCCTCCGCGCGTGTAGCCGGAATGCACACTGTTAAGGGGCTATTCGATGCCGCGGGCGTTTGAGAATTGTCGAGGCAGGAGGTGCACTGCAGCGCGCAAGCACCGGTGGACAGTGACGCGTGAGCATGCGCCACTGTGCCGCCGTAAAGGGAGCGCAGTGGCAAAGatgggaagagaaagagaagcccCATCAGCGCCCGCTGGTGCTCCACAGGGTCGATTACCTCCCAAGGCACGTGGGTGGTCGCGAGATGAATGAGTGTCAGGCGCGCCGACGGGGCCTCagcagaggagaagaggtgagTGAGGATCGAGTACTGGCTGGAGATGTTGGCGTCGGTCGTCTCAAAcaggcaccgccgcgccagaGCAATGCGCAGCATACAATGCACCCGCTTCACCGCGGCTGCATGGGGATActcagcggtgctgcgcgcgtggcggcTGTCCGCCTTGCTGTGAGACAGCAAGATCCTCGAGTGGGTGAGGAGcgtgcaccagcagcccTTTGCAtccgcgccggtgccgggCAGCCACGGGAGAGGAAGCTGACCTGTCTCCTTAGCCGGCTCCAAGCACAGCACCGCCCGGTCCTCTGCGTCGCCGACTTTCTGGTCCAGAGCACGGCTGAAGTGCCACGCGGCCACATCACCGCGAGCAGCTCCACTGTTCGTGGAATCTATATCGATAGGCccgtcgccggcagccgcgcaggaGGAAAGTGCGGAGCGATATTCTGCATTTTTGGCCCCGGGGCGGAAAGCAGAAAGGgcatcgagcagcagcgcctcttcggAGACAAGAGCGTCGCAGAGCGGATGAAGGTGGTGCTCCGCCTGCCACAGCAATGCCGCGTCTCGCTCCGCTCCTGGAATGGCAATAGAACTCAGCAACGTTAATGTGAGTGCCTGTGTGGCCGCGTCACCTTGGACGACCTCTATGCCGGCCTTCGCGTGGTCAGCCGTGCATCCCACCAGCAACGCTCCCCAAGTGAGGAGTTGGTGGCAGCCGGAGTCACTCGTTAAGGCACATACCTGGCCAGCGGAGGCCGCGATCGCCTCGGCCAGGTCTCGCGGCATTCCGTCGTAGTACGTTGCCAACGTCAAGACAAGAAGTTGCATTAccgcgacagcggtgccggTGGGGAGCTCCCGATTGCGCCGCTCAATGTCGCGCATCAGCGCTCGCACAAAAAGCAACGTGGGCCTGCCCGAGCTTGAGGCGTGCAACAGGGCATCATCCTCTAACTGGTACGCAGTCGATGACGCCGCATGAAGAGAGCGGACAGCTGCCTGCAAACTTTGCTCCTCGTCTGCTGGAGAAACCGTGTCCTTCCGATAAAAGACGGCCAGGTGTCGGTGGCGCATCGGCAGCTGCCTGCGCACCAGGAAGTTCAACCTCTCTCGGGAATGTAGCCACAACGTGCGCGGTGCCTTTTGCCACAGGTCTGCAATGTAGGTCTCCACGTGATGCCCCCACTGCAGGTCAAGCGCATGGTGGCGAAACCACCCGATGCACACGGACCCGTCGGGCAGCACAAGGAGGTCGAAGAGGGGGCGCCACGTCGAGGCACACGGGTCCTCCAGGAACGTCGGTGCTACCCAGGACGACGAAGTAGGATGCGGAATCGAGTCGCTTTCGTCCACCTGGGAATCATCCGCTTGGTGGGCAACGTACTCCAAGCAGCGAGCGGCATAATCCTTTTCGAAAGCCGAGAGCTCAGAGTAGTTGGCAGCAATTGTAGGCAGAGCTgaggggggatggggggCGACAGCCACCGGTGGGTTACAGCCTGGCGGGCCGGTGCCGATTCGCAAAACAAACGGTGTAGCGATGGTGTGGCGTACGTGGGACAGCAGGCGCTGCCACGGCTCAGGTCGTCGCATTTGAAAGCCGTGAATGAAAACGTCTACAAACGAACGCACAACTCCGCCTCTAGAAAGCGCTCTAGTTTTCTGGACTGAGGAGTTCCGCAAGATGAAAGATGCCGCAGGGTGGAAGGGCAACGTTGCATCGCCACAGAGCGAAGGTTGATGGCAGCAAGGGAGCCCAGCAGAGCAGCAAATATGATGCACAATGGCcgagcgagaggggggaggggggcgagggagggcagagctggcgagagaggaagagaaagtaCACAAATGAGTGTTGTCTGCAACAAAAGGGGGAAAGCGCCGAGGGGCTTCAGCGGTTGCAGCCAGGgccccttttcctcctcaTGGCTCTCTCGATCTCCCTTCCCTGGCAACCTcaacacacatgcacagtGCACGCATGTCGCTTCGCGTGTAGTGGaaagggcagcggcgcatgcgcatagagacagcacacacaaaaaaagcgAATGCAGTGATCCCTTCCCCCTCGCAGCGAAAGAGCCAGCGAACAAGAAGCTTGCGTGTTATTGTCTAGCTC
The nucleotide sequence above comes from Leishmania donovani BPK282A1 complete genome, chromosome 29. Encoded proteins:
- a CDS encoding transcription factor-like protein: MQPSANHTISASRLSAVLAQWRAAAARGDAAAKQCSAWACVFGERSVNTPDNQRGQAILQYLLEAKEPVCNTAVLITEDVTLILHGAGVRVAAPLTKLEGHTIEVVEGVEAAQARATALLAGKTVGAPVNEFAIQEGPFASAFTELVRGAVPSESLLSAAPVLGELLFVKDDAALGCVEKAAGLCCAVFRRYARDCIANEMSKRDPKTLYDVRQMLYAKLERPNTIQALESLAVDDFSLVTGLPPCLFHKGTYNSQLNVDEDTLKAACNVPIHGDVVVVRFGVKNTGYTAFFGRTLLVVSAAPSNAKEAYQFAYDVSAKLMELLVPGARLSDVYAGAMQYATNQNSDLAVLLVKNFGFSTGLLVLEARGTISEKGTAIVADGMSFVIRVVLESVPSAGGKDTFDMELTDTVIIRGGVAELKTKVARKLAEVLYEDLDETAAATEAAQQVRRDLSKITRQGQSDTVMISREAQREQELRQLLSELHAEFVAAGGKKGTQISTEEYRACDIGRLSLGELTPYKPEDRVPPPESKGGIFVQTDKKVVWLPVCGRAVPFHASTVNRVDVKTEGGKYTMTVTFHAMQEANVGYKLNPTKVFVKELGYSSSRDVFTDSAIAIQGIQQRIKNEDAARKRALTSASNGRLTVTPNPLRLPTVKIRPPITNANRQNKGCVGNLELHANGLRFSFLGGTPIDMLFENIKHVIFQPAVKSIYVIYHVTLKKPIEINRKNVLEVQFVAEVMESSELASAARRSFEEEVQAEERDEMRIRQTNKQFITFAHAVEERSKIKTQLPTNQFSFDGVHARSMTMFKGNREVLWAITDTPAFTQSVDEVEVVSFERIIPGSATFDMSLILKDYNKPVITINSIPRDSLENIKDWCLSARLYYMETTVNPNWRATMKEIREDPDWDPWLRGDGWSVLNNVTNDEEEEEEDDDSDSDSTYYEDDDETSDSDDSSWLEDEESDPSSGSDESDESSAASWDELERRAAAKDRQRDFSDDDDYHPRKRQRAGAATPALPVAPATRPSKVPLNMAGRAGGGAVPPARRF
- a CDS encoding ribosomal protein L3-like protein, giving the protein MHGFRGRALATAFCVARRWRSGGGPGDRRVRTDWYRCYPSLMEEKDRDMYHCYYPYLFDHGDKMSLYPKIPDNPREWQVEQLQTTYDAIREDKYDAFVRLRAKFPELYQDTYAWDNPPPFGEFNMFYSVRFGMIGVKAFTCKDYDELGNQFDCTAFWFPDNQIVKHSTRNGDVGTDKVYVGAMNVPVEFHKPHVAAFYKAAGVPVKHVSAGFPVTPDAYAPVGTKLDVRHFKPGQEVTITFQNTDYGYQGVMFRHGFDGGYVWLGDSKWQRRPGCMGAEGQKRIYPGHRMAGQTGASAETYDGVPVWRIDYKNSLIYLPTLIDADVGTYVKFRDTINTKGYTLWNEHRGTPPFPTFVPSEEENLGKLATDECQLTSPPLYMYFRDEFAAAQLVTQADVEDAKSVKPATAAPKKKVYDLKKYTEARKKYRKNLQKARKYKLMGVRTRAHEKQQEARRAKILKYKRVKT